One window from the genome of Enterobacteriaceae bacterium Kacie_13 encodes:
- a CDS encoding MFS transporter, with product MSDSIAASNAASSGSYSAADAASDQPVVIRSACDITQLVNRGAAKLSDARVVIAIALGGVFLDAYDLGALAFGMKDITRQFGLSPSGAGFVASAITFGAIVGALLGGYLTDKIGRYRVFMADMFFFVVAALACAFAPNEWVLGGSRFVMGLGVGIDLPVAMAFLAEFSKLQGRGNKASRVAMWCPTWYAAISVSYLLVLLLYAVLPATHTDWLWRLILGFGAVPAILIIAIRHRYMNESPVWAANQGDLQGAAAILRKSYNINAVVADDADKTPQVKVRKAAWRNYGTLLQGVYLRRTVLATVTAVASSFAYNAVAFGLPVILSSFLQQSMISTILFSLSLNLCFAFVGGLIAVRYVSKFGAWKMTYAGYACQLIAMIGLAVVGRPADGGEAAISIAMLALFLFGQGFGPGSHTMTFASLSYPTSLRGMGVGFNQTLMRSSSTVSLFLFPVLSAALGTGVFWVIALAPLAGLIVLTAIRWEPSGYDVDAEDFSAQAGH from the coding sequence ATGTCTGACTCTATTGCGGCTTCAAATGCTGCGTCTTCGGGGAGCTACAGCGCGGCGGATGCGGCGTCTGATCAACCGGTGGTGATTCGTTCCGCCTGCGATATTACTCAGTTGGTGAACCGCGGCGCTGCCAAACTCAGCGACGCGCGTGTCGTGATCGCCATTGCATTGGGAGGCGTTTTCCTCGACGCCTATGACCTCGGTGCACTGGCCTTCGGGATGAAAGATATTACCCGCCAGTTCGGGCTGTCACCTTCAGGCGCAGGGTTTGTCGCATCAGCGATCACCTTCGGGGCGATCGTCGGGGCGTTGCTGGGCGGTTATCTGACCGACAAAATTGGCCGTTACCGCGTATTCATGGCCGATATGTTCTTCTTCGTGGTCGCCGCACTGGCGTGTGCATTTGCCCCGAACGAATGGGTGCTCGGCGGGTCACGGTTTGTGATGGGACTGGGCGTCGGGATCGACCTGCCGGTGGCGATGGCATTTCTGGCCGAGTTTTCCAAACTTCAGGGGCGCGGGAATAAGGCGTCCCGCGTGGCGATGTGGTGCCCGACGTGGTATGCGGCGATCAGCGTTTCATATTTGCTGGTTCTGCTGCTGTACGCCGTACTGCCCGCCACGCACACCGACTGGCTGTGGCGCCTGATCCTCGGTTTCGGTGCGGTACCGGCGATTCTGATTATCGCTATCCGCCATCGTTATATGAATGAATCCCCGGTATGGGCTGCCAATCAGGGGGATTTACAGGGCGCAGCGGCGATTTTGCGTAAGTCTTACAACATCAATGCCGTGGTCGCAGACGATGCTGATAAAACGCCGCAGGTGAAAGTGCGTAAAGCCGCATGGCGCAACTATGGCACGCTGCTGCAGGGCGTCTATCTGCGCCGCACCGTGCTGGCGACCGTCACCGCCGTGGCGTCGTCATTTGCCTATAATGCCGTAGCATTCGGGCTGCCGGTGATCCTGTCGAGTTTCCTTCAGCAGTCGATGATCAGTACGATCCTGTTCTCCCTCAGTCTGAACCTGTGCTTCGCCTTCGTCGGCGGGCTGATTGCGGTACGCTACGTGTCTAAATTCGGCGCATGGAAGATGACTTACGCCGGATACGCCTGCCAGCTCATCGCGATGATCGGTCTGGCCGTAGTGGGCCGCCCGGCAGATGGCGGTGAAGCAGCAATCTCCATTGCGATGCTGGCGCTATTCTTGTTCGGTCAGGGCTTTGGTCCGGGCTCGCACACCATGACATTCGCGTCGCTGAGCTATCCAACGTCGCTGCGCGGCATGGGTGTTGGTTTCAACCAGACGCTGATGCGCAGTTCTTCCACCGTATCACTGTTCCTGTTCCCTGTTTTATCCGCTGCGCTGGGAACAGGAGTATTTTGGGTGATCGCGCTGGCACCGCTGGCCGGGCTGATTGTGCTGACCGCAATTAGGTGGGAACCATCGGGGTATGATGTGGATGCAGAGGATTTTAGTGCCCAGGCTGGGCATTAA
- a CDS encoding amidohydrolase: MANQHIVNFINDFIDNQQPRLAEISDAIWDTPETRFAESVSSALLADKLEASGFSLARGVGGMETAFIASFGSGKPVIALLGEFDALAGLSQKAGCDTPVPLVENGNGHGCGHNLLGTAALGGALAVKAWMERENLHGTVRFYGCPGEEGGSGKTFMAREGLFDDVDAALTWHPETYSGMFSNQTLANIQASFSFKGVSSHAAAAPHLGRSALDALTLMNTGANFLREHIIQEARLHYAITNAGGISPNVVQADAEVLYLVRAPQRDQAQAIFDRVVDIAKGAALMTGTTMSMRFDKACSNYVPNRTLESAMYQYVQAFGTPQYTDEERTFAASIHATLTEQDIDNNLLNISRTSGAEGMTFAETLRTSALTDAVAPYAPNNNILYGSTDVGDVSWLVPTAQCFSPCFAVGSPLHTWQIVSQGRTSIAHKGMCLAAKVMSSTAIALFTQPDLLAACQKERDALRVRRPYHCPIPAGVKPSPLK; encoded by the coding sequence ATGGCAAATCAACATATCGTTAATTTCATCAATGACTTTATCGATAACCAGCAGCCCCGGCTTGCCGAAATCAGTGATGCCATCTGGGACACCCCTGAAACTCGCTTCGCTGAATCCGTTTCCTCAGCCTTACTGGCCGACAAACTTGAAGCCAGCGGTTTTTCGCTAGCGCGCGGCGTCGGCGGCATGGAAACAGCATTTATCGCCAGTTTCGGCAGCGGTAAACCGGTAATCGCCCTGCTCGGCGAATTCGATGCGCTGGCCGGGCTTAGCCAGAAAGCCGGATGCGACACCCCGGTTCCGCTGGTGGAAAACGGCAATGGCCATGGCTGCGGTCATAACCTGCTCGGCACCGCAGCACTCGGCGGCGCACTGGCGGTAAAAGCCTGGATGGAGCGCGAGAACCTTCATGGGACGGTGCGCTTTTACGGCTGTCCGGGCGAAGAAGGCGGTTCCGGCAAAACCTTTATGGCGCGCGAAGGCCTGTTTGATGACGTTGATGCCGCGCTGACGTGGCACCCGGAAACCTACAGCGGCATGTTCAGCAACCAGACGCTGGCGAACATCCAGGCATCGTTCAGCTTTAAAGGCGTGTCCTCACACGCCGCTGCCGCACCGCATCTGGGACGCAGCGCGCTGGATGCCCTGACGCTGATGAACACCGGCGCTAACTTCCTGCGTGAGCACATCATTCAGGAAGCGCGGTTACATTACGCCATCACCAACGCTGGCGGTATTTCGCCGAACGTGGTGCAGGCCGATGCCGAAGTTTTGTATCTGGTGCGCGCGCCGCAGAGGGATCAGGCGCAGGCGATTTTCGACCGCGTGGTGGATATCGCCAAAGGCGCAGCGCTGATGACCGGCACCACCATGTCAATGCGCTTCGATAAAGCCTGTTCCAATTATGTACCGAACCGCACGCTGGAAAGCGCCATGTATCAGTACGTGCAGGCTTTCGGCACGCCGCAATATACCGACGAAGAGCGGACGTTTGCGGCCTCGATTCATGCCACGCTGACTGAGCAGGACATTGATAACAATCTGCTGAACATCTCCCGTACCAGCGGCGCGGAAGGCATGACGTTCGCCGAAACGCTGCGTACCTCGGCCCTAACTGATGCCGTTGCTCCTTACGCGCCGAACAACAATATCTTGTACGGCTCAACGGATGTCGGCGATGTGAGCTGGCTGGTGCCGACGGCGCAATGTTTCAGCCCGTGCTTTGCGGTCGGATCGCCGCTGCACACCTGGCAGATCGTTTCCCAGGGGCGCACGTCCATTGCCCACAAAGGCATGTGTCTGGCAGCCAAAGTGATGTCCTCCACCGCCATCGCCCTGTTCACTCAGCCGGATTTGCTCGCCGCGTGCCAGAAAGAGCGCGACGCGTTGCGCGTCCGTCGCCCCTATCACTGCCCTATCCCGGCTGGAGTAAAACCTTCGCCGTTGAAATAA
- a CDS encoding ATP-binding cassette domain-containing protein yields the protein MIHFKQVSKHFAGKAVVRDLTLEMAKGEFTVLIGTSGSGKSTTLKMINRLVEHDRGEILFAGEPIEKFRAQDLRRRMGYAIQSIGLFPHWTVEENIATVPQLLKWPKAKIRDRVTELLALLNLDPKQFRHRYPHQLSGGQQQRVGVARALASDPEVLLMDEPFGALDPVTRATLQEEVARIHKMTHRTIVLVTHDIDEALALADRIVLLNDGQVVQQGTPLELLTKPATPFVRDFFGGSDMGIRLLSLQEVGSRTRHGELYHGSQKPLVASMSLSQALSKFVAQQVQQLPVVDDEGQPLGVLHFADLTAQRSEA from the coding sequence ATGATTCATTTCAAGCAGGTAAGCAAACACTTTGCCGGAAAGGCGGTCGTGCGTGACCTGACGCTGGAAATGGCTAAAGGCGAATTTACGGTGCTGATCGGCACCTCCGGCTCGGGTAAATCCACCACGCTGAAAATGATTAACCGGCTGGTGGAGCACGACCGTGGGGAAATTCTGTTCGCCGGTGAACCTATCGAAAAATTCCGTGCGCAGGATTTACGCCGCCGGATGGGGTATGCGATCCAGTCGATCGGCCTGTTCCCGCACTGGACAGTGGAAGAGAATATCGCCACCGTGCCGCAGTTGCTGAAATGGCCGAAAGCCAAAATCCGCGACCGCGTGACCGAGCTGCTGGCGTTGCTAAACCTGGATCCGAAACAGTTCCGTCACCGTTACCCGCATCAGCTGTCCGGCGGGCAGCAGCAGCGTGTCGGCGTGGCGCGTGCGCTGGCGTCAGATCCGGAAGTGTTGCTGATGGATGAACCCTTCGGCGCACTCGATCCGGTGACCCGCGCGACGTTGCAGGAAGAAGTGGCGCGGATCCACAAAATGACCCACCGCACTATTGTGCTGGTGACACACGATATTGACGAAGCGCTGGCACTGGCCGACCGCATCGTGCTGCTCAACGACGGGCAGGTGGTGCAGCAGGGCACGCCGCTGGAATTGCTGACCAAACCTGCGACGCCTTTCGTGCGGGATTTCTTCGGCGGCAGCGATATGGGCATCCGTTTGCTGTCGTTGCAGGAGGTCGGATCGCGTACCCGGCACGGCGAGCTTTACCACGGCAGCCAAAAGCCGCTGGTGGCATCGATGAGCCTGAGTCAGGCGTTGTCGAAATTTGTCGCGCAGCAGGTTCAGCAATTGCCGGTGGTGGACGATGAGGGGCAGCCGCTCGGCGTGCTGCATTTTGCTGATCTGACCGCACAAAGGAGCGAGGCATGA
- a CDS encoding ABC transporter permease subunit, giving the protein MTHHSFVKNRVLLTLVLLLLLAGYGLAFLSHAPNRLVSGQGIPLSTLLHGYFALILLPALLLLVAAFLTLYGKNYLLVMLLAEILLTALVWLAGHSAVQLTGGDEDSIARTSLGGGFWAAAALCLLIASDAISRFTRNHSLRIVLNVQMILPVAVLLAYGQLAELSLLKEYDNRSDVFNDAVWQHLGILFGTLLPAVLIGLPVGFLCHRKARWRSPVLSVLNIIQTVPSIALFGLLLAPLAGLARALPWLAEHGISGIGLAPGIIALVLYSLLPLVRGVIAGLESVPEAVIESARGMGMNRGQIFLRVQLPIALPVILTGIRIVAVQTVGMAMVAALIGAGGLGAIMFQGLLSSALDLVLLGVIPAVLMAVVVDSVFKFAISILETSRR; this is encoded by the coding sequence TTGACTCATCACTCATTTGTCAAAAACCGCGTGTTACTGACGCTGGTTTTGCTGCTGTTGCTGGCCGGTTACGGCCTGGCATTTCTCAGTCATGCGCCGAACCGGCTGGTCTCGGGGCAAGGCATTCCATTATCGACGCTGCTGCACGGTTATTTCGCGCTGATTTTACTGCCTGCCCTGTTATTGCTGGTGGCGGCTTTTCTCACTCTTTACGGAAAGAATTATCTGCTGGTGATGCTGCTGGCGGAAATCCTGCTGACCGCACTGGTATGGCTGGCCGGGCACAGTGCGGTGCAACTGACCGGGGGCGATGAAGACAGCATAGCGCGCACGTCCCTCGGCGGTGGTTTCTGGGCAGCGGCGGCGCTGTGCCTGTTGATAGCCTCCGACGCCATCTCCCGTTTTACCCGCAATCACAGTCTGCGCATTGTGCTTAACGTACAGATGATTTTGCCGGTCGCTGTGTTGCTGGCGTACGGCCAGCTGGCAGAACTTTCATTGTTAAAAGAATACGATAACCGCTCTGACGTGTTTAACGACGCGGTGTGGCAGCATCTGGGCATTTTGTTTGGCACGCTGCTGCCAGCGGTACTCATTGGCCTGCCGGTTGGGTTTCTGTGTCATCGCAAAGCACGCTGGCGCTCACCGGTGCTCTCAGTGCTGAATATCATTCAGACCGTACCGTCCATAGCGTTGTTTGGTTTGCTGCTTGCGCCGCTGGCCGGGCTCGCCCGCGCGCTACCGTGGCTGGCGGAGCATGGGATCAGCGGCATCGGCCTGGCCCCGGGGATTATCGCGCTGGTATTGTATTCCCTGCTGCCACTGGTGCGCGGGGTGATTGCCGGGCTGGAATCGGTGCCGGAAGCGGTGATCGAATCCGCGCGCGGCATGGGCATGAACCGCGGGCAGATCTTCTTGCGCGTGCAGTTGCCCATCGCGCTGCCGGTCATTCTCACCGGTATCCGCATCGTGGCGGTGCAAACTGTCGGTATGGCGATGGTCGCGGCGCTGATCGGCGCGGGCGGTCTGGGTGCCATCATGTTCCAGGGATTACTCAGCAGCGCGCTGGATTTAGTGCTGCTCGGTGTGATCCCGGCGGTGTTGATGGCTGTAGTCGTCGACAGCGTCTTTAAATTCGCAATCTCAATACTGGAAACCTCACGCAGATGA
- a CDS encoding LysR family transcriptional regulator: MPSQIKMHQLRAFVSVARHGSIRAASRVMALSQPALTKSIKELEESLGARLFVRRRQGVTLTDCGDAFFKRASLILEELRVAQEDIAQRLGATSGRVNIGVGASIARTIMPEVIDRFHREFPNVKVRIAEGQLVSMIPELRQGELDFTVNTYYQGPFDNELLYEKLMDKEYRVVARRGHPMQNARSMQELLQCDWTMPTPRGSYYKLLSEVFSDMDAEPDISVICETFMSCTSLIAKTDFLSVLSVDVINDPVIGQSLVALDLDLPLPTATFYLIQRRDTTLTPMAAYLAQLFRLYCR, from the coding sequence ATGCCATCACAAATAAAAATGCATCAGCTGCGGGCATTCGTGTCCGTGGCCCGACATGGCAGTATTCGCGCGGCCAGCAGGGTGATGGCTTTGTCGCAGCCTGCGCTGACCAAATCGATTAAAGAGCTGGAAGAGAGTCTTGGCGCAAGATTGTTCGTCCGCCGCCGTCAGGGGGTGACCTTAACTGACTGTGGTGATGCGTTTTTTAAGCGTGCCAGCCTGATTCTCGAAGAGTTGCGCGTGGCGCAAGAGGATATTGCCCAGCGCCTTGGCGCCACCAGCGGCAGGGTAAATATTGGCGTGGGTGCCAGCATCGCGCGCACTATCATGCCGGAGGTGATCGACCGTTTTCACCGCGAATTTCCCAATGTGAAGGTGCGTATCGCAGAAGGTCAGCTGGTATCGATGATCCCTGAGCTACGCCAGGGAGAGCTGGATTTCACAGTGAACACCTATTATCAGGGCCCCTTTGATAACGAACTGTTATATGAAAAGCTTATGGATAAAGAGTATCGGGTTGTCGCCAGGCGCGGACACCCGATGCAAAATGCGCGCTCCATGCAGGAACTGTTGCAGTGCGACTGGACGATGCCAACACCACGTGGCAGCTATTACAAATTGCTCAGTGAAGTGTTCAGCGACATGGACGCCGAGCCTGACATCAGCGTGATCTGCGAGACGTTTATGTCCTGCACCAGTCTGATTGCCAAAACGGATTTTCTCAGCGTGTTATCCGTCGATGTCATTAACGATCCGGTCATCGGCCAAAGTCTGGTGGCGCTCGATCTCGACCTGCCGCTGCCCACGGCCACCTTCTATCTCATTCAGCGACGTGATACCACGCTGACGCCGATGGCTGCATATTTGGCGCAGCTGTTCCGGCTGTATTGCCGATAA
- a CDS encoding ABC transporter substrate-binding protein has translation MTALTGRMRGLTAAMLALSAMSFTAHAADDTVRVGSKIDTEGSLLGNIIIQVLEANGIKTTNKLQLGTTKVVRGAITAGEIDVYPEYTGNGAFFFSDDKDPAWKNAQAGFDKVKKLDYDQNKIVWLDPSPANNTWTIAVRNDVASAHGLKSLADLGKYISSGGDFKLAASAEFIERPDALPAFENAYGFKLNQAQLLSLAGGDTAVTIKAAAEKTSGVNAAMAYGTDGPVAALGLQTLEDPKGVQPIYAPAPIIREAALKAHPNIPALLKPVFASLDTKTLQTLNAKIAVGGQDAKKVAAKYLQEKGFVKK, from the coding sequence ATGACTGCATTAACAGGGCGTATGCGGGGACTGACCGCAGCAATGCTGGCGCTGTCGGCGATGAGCTTCACCGCGCACGCGGCGGATGACACAGTACGCGTCGGCTCGAAAATTGATACCGAAGGCTCGTTGCTCGGTAATATCATCATTCAGGTGCTGGAAGCCAACGGCATCAAGACCACCAATAAACTGCAACTGGGGACGACCAAGGTCGTGCGCGGGGCGATCACCGCCGGTGAGATTGATGTCTATCCGGAATACACCGGTAACGGCGCGTTCTTCTTCTCTGACGACAAAGATCCCGCGTGGAAAAATGCACAGGCCGGTTTTGATAAAGTCAAAAAGCTGGATTACGACCAGAATAAAATCGTCTGGCTCGATCCTTCCCCGGCGAATAACACCTGGACTATCGCGGTGCGTAACGACGTAGCCAGCGCCCATGGGCTGAAATCCCTTGCCGATTTGGGCAAATACATCAGCAGCGGCGGTGATTTCAAACTGGCGGCATCGGCTGAATTTATCGAGCGCCCGGATGCTTTACCGGCGTTTGAAAATGCCTACGGCTTTAAGCTGAATCAGGCACAGTTACTGTCACTGGCGGGCGGTGATACGGCAGTGACCATCAAAGCAGCGGCGGAGAAAACCTCCGGTGTGAATGCGGCGATGGCGTATGGCACCGACGGTCCTGTCGCAGCGCTCGGCCTGCAAACGCTGGAAGATCCAAAAGGTGTTCAGCCGATTTACGCGCCTGCGCCAATCATTCGTGAAGCGGCATTGAAAGCGCATCCGAACATTCCAGCGCTGCTCAAGCCGGTCTTTGCATCGCTGGATACTAAAACGCTGCAAACGCTGAATGCGAAAATCGCGGTCGGCGGGCAGGATGCGAAGAAAGTCGCGGCGAAGTATTTGCAGGAAAAGGGTTTCGTTAAAAAATAA
- a CDS encoding suppressor of fused domain protein, with protein MRQSDIVAEVSNDKQTLTALVEQDNRVVYFYIFAREDLRDRFPKMRACWVRNLVPAPLHDDTDAMEHGISPMLAAPYCRNLEGEAPLDPSQIQILWNESDDGAALWYQGLLLAVIPGWSLYIDHSVCYSAGCIKENPLTFPLGSASTNTQCELAEKTRLFWRDWQNEFSNPWPKIQRSLLESYEDRYGPSLKYYLINQGNWPPMAISQHEDEENYYFFTVGMSIRPMPQIDIIFNDEADKHRRIELAFSVGKEYVSEEHAVQMASALSGYAQVPWTTLSWLGEGHTLMSPMAPLGFEGHVISSALCGPADKMRLPKVYGDRVNQFWVSPVFSSELAFSQAKPNGGIELVAALIENGVGYVFAPRGAVV; from the coding sequence ATGCGCCAGTCCGATATTGTTGCTGAAGTCAGCAACGACAAACAAACCCTGACCGCGCTGGTCGAGCAGGACAACCGCGTGGTGTATTTCTACATATTCGCCCGTGAGGATTTGCGCGACCGTTTTCCGAAAATGCGTGCCTGCTGGGTGCGCAATTTGGTGCCTGCACCGTTGCACGATGACACCGATGCGATGGAACATGGTATCTCGCCGATGCTGGCTGCGCCGTATTGCCGCAATCTGGAAGGCGAGGCGCCGCTGGATCCGTCGCAGATTCAGATCTTATGGAACGAAAGCGATGACGGCGCGGCGTTGTGGTATCAGGGCTTGCTGCTGGCGGTCATTCCCGGCTGGAGTTTGTATATCGACCACTCGGTGTGTTATTCCGCCGGATGCATCAAAGAGAATCCGCTGACCTTCCCGTTGGGCTCTGCTTCAACCAACACGCAGTGCGAACTGGCGGAAAAGACGCGTCTGTTCTGGCGCGACTGGCAAAATGAATTCAGCAATCCGTGGCCGAAAATTCAGCGCAGTCTGCTGGAATCGTATGAAGACCGTTACGGCCCGTCGTTGAAGTATTATCTGATCAATCAGGGCAACTGGCCGCCGATGGCGATTTCCCAGCATGAAGATGAAGAGAATTATTACTTCTTCACCGTCGGCATGAGTATCCGCCCAATGCCGCAAATCGACATTATTTTCAATGATGAAGCCGACAAACATCGTCGTATCGAACTGGCTTTTTCCGTCGGCAAGGAATACGTCAGTGAGGAGCACGCCGTACAGATGGCGAGTGCGCTTTCCGGTTATGCGCAGGTGCCCTGGACCACCCTGAGCTGGCTGGGTGAAGGCCACACGCTGATGTCCCCGATGGCCCCGCTGGGCTTTGAAGGCCATGTGATTTCTTCCGCCCTGTGCGGTCCCGCCGATAAAATGCGTCTGCCGAAGGTGTATGGAGATCGGGTGAATCAGTTTTGGGTATCACCGGTCTTCAGCAGTGAACTGGCATTTTCTCAGGCCAAACCCAACGGCGGCATCGAGCTGGTGGCGGCGCTGATTGAGAATGGCGTGGGGTATGTGTTTGCGCCGCGTGGCGCGGTGGTGTGA
- a CDS encoding amidohydrolase, with product MVNEISEHVENLFPALQQQRRDLHKYAESGWLEFRTSTLVADRLEKLGYALKLGKDVIDAGSRMGLPSEAVLAEQEQRALEQGAIARWMPHFSGGFTGIVATLETGRPGPVMGFRVDMDALDLFEVLKEEHRPFREGFASTNNGMMHACGHDGHTTIGLGLAEVLMKMRDHLCGTIKLIFQPAEEGTRGAKSMVAAGVVDDVDFFTAVHIGTGVPANHIVCGNDTFMATTKLDVQFTGVASHAGGKPEEGRNALLAAAQATLGLHAIPRHSGGSSRVNVGVLQAGTGRNVIASGAMMKVETRGSTNEVNEFIYQQALKVISGAAEMHQVKFDIKLMGAAQSSTPTPAWVEYIHRQAEKMGEFEVIIDRQEGAAGSEDATYMMERVKARGGEASYVIFGTDLSAGHHNELFDFDEKVMAQGIKTLAALALNIAEFEGEK from the coding sequence ATGGTAAATGAGATTTCTGAACACGTTGAAAATCTGTTCCCTGCCCTGCAACAACAACGTCGTGACCTGCATAAATATGCCGAATCCGGCTGGCTGGAATTCCGAACGTCTACGCTGGTCGCTGACCGGCTGGAAAAACTGGGTTACGCCCTGAAACTCGGTAAAGACGTGATCGACGCCGGTTCACGGATGGGGCTGCCCTCTGAGGCAGTGCTGGCCGAACAGGAACAGCGTGCGCTGGAGCAGGGAGCGATTGCCCGCTGGATGCCACATTTCTCCGGCGGTTTCACCGGCATTGTTGCCACGCTGGAAACCGGCCGACCCGGCCCGGTGATGGGGTTTCGTGTGGACATGGACGCGCTGGATTTATTCGAAGTACTCAAAGAAGAACATCGCCCGTTCCGCGAAGGATTTGCCTCAACCAATAACGGCATGATGCACGCCTGCGGCCACGACGGGCACACCACCATCGGGCTGGGTCTGGCGGAAGTGCTGATGAAAATGCGCGACCATTTGTGCGGCACAATCAAACTGATTTTCCAGCCCGCAGAAGAAGGTACGCGCGGTGCCAAATCGATGGTCGCAGCGGGCGTGGTCGATGACGTGGATTTCTTTACGGCGGTACACATCGGCACCGGCGTTCCGGCAAATCACATTGTTTGCGGCAATGACACCTTTATGGCAACCACCAAACTGGACGTGCAATTCACCGGTGTGGCATCCCATGCGGGTGGCAAGCCGGAAGAAGGCCGTAACGCTCTGCTGGCCGCGGCGCAGGCGACGCTTGGTTTGCACGCCATCCCGCGCCACAGCGGCGGCAGTTCGCGAGTCAACGTCGGCGTTTTACAAGCCGGTACTGGCCGAAATGTGATCGCCTCCGGCGCGATGATGAAAGTCGAAACGCGCGGCTCAACCAATGAGGTCAATGAGTTCATCTATCAGCAGGCGCTGAAAGTGATTTCCGGCGCCGCAGAAATGCATCAGGTGAAGTTTGACATCAAACTGATGGGTGCAGCGCAGAGCAGCACACCAACACCGGCATGGGTGGAATACATCCACCGTCAGGCGGAAAAAATGGGGGAATTCGAGGTAATCATCGACCGTCAGGAAGGCGCGGCGGGTTCCGAAGATGCCACCTACATGATGGAACGCGTCAAGGCGCGCGGCGGCGAAGCCTCCTATGTGATTTTCGGCACCGACCTTAGCGCGGGTCATCACAATGAACTGTTCGATTTCGATGAAAAAGTGATGGCGCAGGGCATCAAAACGCTGGCCGCGCTGGCGTTAAACATCGCTGAATTCGAAGGAGAAAAATGA
- a CDS encoding ABC transporter permease subunit, whose translation MRRIITDPLPWLFALLLALIFGMTSLGGLFHWMFPQLSRPVYQQESFASLVQAHLLLVGVSSLIAVIMGMAAGVVVTRPAGKEFRSLVETLVAMGQTFPPVAVLAVAVPVMGFSEKPAIIALVLYGLLPILQGTIAGIESVSPSAREIAQGVGMSRWQMLRKVEIPLAAPVIIAGIRTSVIINIGTAAIASTVGTSSLGSPIIIGLSGFNTAYVLQGAVIVALLAICVDMLFERWSRWLHRWQQRSLE comes from the coding sequence TTGCGGCGGATTATCACCGATCCGTTACCCTGGCTTTTTGCATTGCTGCTGGCGCTTATCTTCGGCATGACATCGCTCGGCGGCCTGTTTCACTGGATGTTTCCGCAGCTCAGTCGTCCGGTTTATCAGCAGGAAAGTTTTGCCTCGCTGGTGCAGGCACATCTGTTGCTGGTCGGCGTATCAAGTCTGATTGCCGTGATCATGGGTATGGCGGCGGGCGTGGTCGTAACGCGCCCGGCGGGGAAAGAGTTTCGTTCACTGGTTGAAACTCTGGTCGCTATGGGGCAGACGTTTCCGCCGGTCGCGGTGCTTGCCGTGGCGGTGCCGGTCATGGGATTTAGCGAAAAACCGGCGATTATTGCGCTGGTGCTGTACGGCTTATTGCCGATTTTGCAGGGGACAATTGCCGGGATTGAATCGGTCTCTCCCTCAGCGCGTGAGATTGCGCAGGGTGTCGGAATGAGTCGCTGGCAGATGCTGCGTAAAGTGGAAATACCGCTGGCGGCACCTGTTATCATCGCCGGGATCCGCACGTCGGTTATCATCAATATTGGTACAGCGGCAATCGCCTCTACGGTCGGAACATCCAGCCTGGGCTCGCCGATCATTATCGGCCTGAGCGGCTTTAATACCGCCTATGTATTGCAGGGCGCGGTGATTGTCGCGCTGCTGGCGATTTGCGTGGATATGCTGTTTGAACGCTGGAGCCGCTGGTTACATCGCTGGCAGCAGCGGTCGCTGGAGTGA